In Streptomyces chartreusis NRRL 3882, the following are encoded in one genomic region:
- a CDS encoding peptidase C39 family protein — translation MRRAEQPSRRTVLAAAVTAAVAAGTGPAAADTEEPMTTDTAEPTREVPVRTVDNRAWTSYGDWRGGTARGTRAVAGARPGVVMARPAGTTGYTDPHTGTTARWEYGTWTSPAHRLAVPATEAIVSWNADTPAGTWIQAEIKATYTDGTSTPWYVMGRWASGDQDIRRTSVDDQSDGKSTVWTDTLAIDDPSTGLRLASYRLRLTLYRKPGTKATPTVWRLGAMGSDVPDRFTVPASVPGLAGELAVPRYSQEIHKGQYPEYDNGGEAWCSPTSSQMIIEYWGGRLTREQLAWVDPSYADPQVCHAARFTYDYQYAGCGNWPFNAAYAATFKDLQAVVTRLGSLTDLETLIAAGIPAITSQSFLKEELTGAGYGTAGHLMTVIGFTADGDVIANDPFSETNEAVRRVYRRREWENIWLRTKRYNASGKVVSGTGGVCYLYFPAHPSAAQRKALTAVGVRV, via the coding sequence ATGCGCAGAGCCGAACAGCCGTCCCGCAGAACCGTCCTGGCCGCCGCGGTCACCGCCGCCGTCGCGGCGGGCACGGGTCCGGCGGCCGCCGACACCGAGGAGCCCATGACGACCGACACCGCAGAGCCCACCCGCGAGGTCCCGGTCCGGACGGTGGACAACCGGGCCTGGACGTCGTACGGCGACTGGCGTGGCGGCACCGCCCGGGGCACCCGTGCCGTCGCGGGCGCCCGCCCGGGCGTGGTGATGGCGAGGCCCGCCGGCACCACCGGCTACACGGACCCGCACACCGGCACCACCGCCCGCTGGGAGTACGGCACCTGGACGTCCCCGGCCCACCGGCTCGCCGTCCCCGCGACGGAGGCGATCGTCTCCTGGAACGCGGACACCCCGGCCGGCACCTGGATCCAGGCGGAGATCAAGGCCACCTACACCGACGGCACCAGCACCCCCTGGTACGTCATGGGCCGCTGGGCGTCGGGCGACCAGGACATCCGGCGCACCTCGGTCGACGACCAGAGCGACGGCAAGAGCACGGTCTGGACCGACACCCTGGCGATCGACGACCCCTCGACGGGCCTGCGCCTGGCCTCCTACCGGTTGCGCCTGACCCTCTACCGCAAGCCCGGCACCAAGGCCACGCCCACCGTGTGGCGGCTCGGCGCGATGGGCTCCGACGTACCCGACCGGTTCACCGTCCCGGCGTCCGTGCCCGGCCTCGCCGGGGAACTGGCCGTCCCGCGCTACTCGCAGGAGATCCACAAGGGCCAGTACCCCGAGTACGACAACGGCGGCGAGGCCTGGTGCAGCCCGACGTCCTCCCAGATGATCATCGAGTACTGGGGCGGCCGGCTCACCCGGGAGCAACTGGCCTGGGTGGATCCGTCGTACGCCGATCCGCAGGTGTGCCACGCGGCCCGCTTCACCTACGACTACCAGTACGCCGGCTGCGGCAACTGGCCGTTCAACGCCGCCTACGCGGCCACGTTCAAGGACCTCCAGGCCGTGGTCACCCGGCTCGGCTCGCTCACCGACCTGGAGACGCTGATCGCGGCGGGCATCCCGGCCATCACCTCCCAGTCCTTCCTGAAGGAGGAGCTGACCGGCGCCGGGTACGGCACCGCCGGGCACCTGATGACCGTCATCGGCTTCACGGCCGACGGCGACGTGATCGCCAACGATCCCTTCTCGGAGACCAACGAGGCCGTGCGGCGCGTCTACCGGCGGCGGGAGTGGGAGAACATCTGGCTGCGGACCAAGCGGTACAACGCCTCCGGCAAGGTCGTCTCCGGCACCGGCGGCGTCTGCTACCTGTACTTCCCGGCCCACCCGAGTGCAGCCCAGCGCAAGGCGCTGACGGCCGTGGGTGTGCGCGTGTGA